A single window of Paenibacillus sp. FSL H8-0537 DNA harbors:
- a CDS encoding nucleotidyltransferase family protein gives MKLTREQAALLEVSKSVINNQQLAADHFQDIDWTILINLLQQHKIFALTYEIIAPILPDSFKELCETIYQSHVEIIDERMNEIKLLFDKAREMEVNIVLNKGIALSILIYDDAYKRDSRDIDLLIDENEMDEINELLNVCGFYCAIGNKNTYHINRKDPDDFFYLDKPILKAPDSHEFFEFWKQTYSGRYVVLETGRHLHQSIKEITSFLESTQFIHVQGNENVKTLDLEHSCIALLENAFNDAEGFDERIPALKNYIDIVMFMKKYEQAMNGDNLNRWLAKYELNRESALVIRQIKEIFAGTDLSFLDCIKIDEAIHHNQSFYEWDISITERLFLDAEQRKKKIALMSKKAAFSGHNKNYCGPIKTNDQQWRQLLVNDNKFDLHYTFEYEENQLILRLNLSEATLNSLTENQEIMIFLINPNPECSDYFTHQVIIRKENNRLQPVERSKFAHVGEKDVLQGCSNFQSDNGSLIIYLPYDNLGSGDYIGYIIGVIDNLLGRIPHWQTAPPYQKDFWTHMPVLEVVNH, from the coding sequence ATGAAATTAACTAGAGAGCAAGCGGCATTATTAGAAGTGTCAAAAAGTGTGATAAATAATCAGCAACTAGCGGCTGATCATTTTCAGGATATAGATTGGACTATTTTAATAAATTTGTTACAGCAGCATAAAATTTTTGCCTTAACCTATGAAATTATAGCTCCTATCCTACCTGATAGCTTTAAAGAATTGTGTGAAACCATATACCAAAGCCATGTGGAAATTATCGATGAGAGAATGAATGAGATTAAATTATTATTTGATAAAGCCAGAGAAATGGAAGTGAATATTGTATTAAACAAAGGCATCGCTTTATCAATCCTCATCTATGACGATGCTTATAAGAGGGACTCTCGGGACATCGACTTACTCATTGATGAAAACGAGATGGATGAAATTAATGAGCTGTTAAATGTATGCGGCTTTTATTGTGCCATAGGAAATAAAAACACGTATCACATAAACAGGAAGGACCCAGACGATTTCTTTTATTTGGATAAGCCTATATTGAAAGCTCCGGATAGTCATGAATTTTTCGAGTTTTGGAAGCAGACCTATTCTGGAAGATACGTTGTACTAGAGACGGGAAGGCATTTGCATCAATCTATAAAAGAGATTACTTCCTTTCTGGAATCCACTCAATTTATTCATGTCCAGGGCAATGAAAATGTAAAAACCCTAGATCTCGAGCATAGCTGTATTGCATTGCTTGAAAATGCATTTAATGATGCCGAGGGGTTCGATGAGCGTATTCCAGCCCTTAAGAATTATATCGATATTGTCATGTTTATGAAAAAATATGAGCAAGCAATGAATGGGGATAACTTAAATAGATGGTTGGCTAAGTATGAATTGAACAGAGAGTCTGCTCTAGTTATAAGGCAAATTAAAGAGATATTTGCTGGCACCGATCTTTCATTTCTTGATTGTATAAAAATAGACGAGGCCATCCATCATAATCAATCCTTTTATGAATGGGATATCAGCATAACAGAGAGACTATTTCTTGATGCAGAGCAGCGTAAGAAAAAGATCGCTTTAATGAGTAAAAAAGCAGCTTTTAGCGGTCATAATAAAAATTATTGCGGGCCCATAAAAACAAACGATCAGCAGTGGCGACAGTTATTAGTAAACGATAATAAATTTGATCTGCACTATACCTTTGAATATGAGGAAAATCAACTTATACTCCGTTTGAACCTTTCCGAAGCAACATTAAATAGCCTTACTGAAAATCAGGAAATAATGATTTTTCTTATAAATCCGAATCCGGAATGCTCAGATTATTTCACCCATCAAGTTATTATTCGCAAAGAAAATAATAGGCTTCAACCCGTTGAAAGATCTAAATTTGCCCATGTGGGAGAAAAAGATGTTCTACAAGGCTGTTCTAATTTTCAAAGTGATAACGGGAGCTTGATCATTTATTTGCCTTATGACAACCTTGGAAGTGGCGATTATATTGGATATATTATAGGGGTCATAGATAATTTGCTAGGCAGAATCCCGCATTGGCAAACGGCACCGCCGTACCAGAAGGATTTTTGGACCCATATGCCCGTTTTAGAGGTTGTGAATCATTAA
- the tmk gene encoding dTMP kinase translates to MSGLLIAMCGLDGAGKTTQIGMLTNWFKHNNVQLYNTKQPTDQYRNDPRVRSYLDNGQVHDMRVIAMLSAADRITHMHDLEQRLDSGVNIISDRYIYSSYAYFKVRGMDINDIKNLYGSIRKPDLTVFLDIKPEITIKRIQARDGHLKYEEKDPSIFINVREAFQTVLPEDALIIDGERDPQDIHSEIVLNVKAMISAKGGYSYGVK, encoded by the coding sequence TTGAGTGGACTATTAATTGCAATGTGCGGGTTGGACGGGGCAGGGAAGACGACACAAATCGGTATGCTTACTAATTGGTTTAAACATAACAATGTGCAATTGTACAACACAAAGCAACCAACTGATCAATATAGAAATGATCCAAGAGTACGGTCCTATCTTGATAATGGGCAGGTCCATGACATGCGAGTGATTGCGATGCTGTCTGCTGCTGATCGAATAACCCATATGCATGATTTGGAGCAGCGTTTGGACTCGGGCGTTAATATTATATCTGACCGCTATATTTACAGTTCTTATGCCTATTTCAAAGTTCGGGGTATGGATATAAATGATATTAAAAACCTTTATGGTTCAATACGCAAGCCAGATTTAACTGTTTTTTTAGATATTAAGCCGGAAATAACCATTAAGCGAATACAGGCCCGAGATGGGCATCTAAAATATGAAGAAAAAGACCCTTCTATTTTTATTAATGTAAGGGAGGCTTTTCAAACGGTATTGCCTGAAGATGCTTTAATTATTGACGGGGAAAGAGATCCCCAAGATATTCATTCTGAAATTGTATTAAATGTAAAAGCAATGATTAGCGCAAAGGGAGGATATTCGTATGGAGTTAAATAA
- a CDS encoding SDR family oxidoreductase, giving the protein MYKGDILEKILITGSGGGIASELIRQLKERDVQVVGIDLKTGCTAVDIPIHCDLSDEQQIRKAFDLYKDDLKNITGIVHLAGIYPNLSLSQYDLSLWQKVHAVNVTSLFIIVQLLLEQGCDRLRNIICTSSTAAKVGSRDPAYASSKAALLGLSKSLSLSLAPKGIRVNSILPGIIDTDMSKVQTSERRDYHRKKTLSSTIGRPEEVANVIAFLLGDSSSYIWGASIDINGGMTF; this is encoded by the coding sequence ATGTATAAGGGTGATATATTGGAAAAAATTTTAATAACGGGTTCTGGAGGGGGCATAGCTTCAGAGCTAATAAGGCAGTTAAAAGAGCGGGACGTTCAAGTAGTTGGTATTGATTTGAAGACTGGCTGTACAGCGGTGGACATTCCTATACATTGCGATCTAAGTGATGAGCAGCAAATAAGGAAAGCATTCGATTTATATAAAGATGATTTAAAAAACATAACGGGTATTGTTCATTTGGCAGGAATATATCCTAACCTCAGTCTTTCACAATACGATTTATCATTATGGCAGAAGGTTCACGCTGTGAATGTAACCTCTTTATTTATTATCGTGCAATTATTGCTAGAGCAAGGCTGTGATCGTTTACGCAACATTATTTGCACCTCAAGTACAGCTGCTAAAGTGGGAAGTCGCGACCCTGCATATGCCTCATCGAAAGCGGCACTTCTTGGTCTCTCAAAAAGCCTGAGCCTTTCGCTTGCTCCGAAGGGAATAAGAGTTAACTCCATATTGCCTGGAATTATAGATACAGATATGTCGAAGGTGCAAACCTCAGAGAGGCGCGACTATCATCGAAAAAAAACCTTGTCAAGCACAATTGGCAGACCTGAAGAGGTTGCTAATGTAATCGCTTTCTTACTTGGCGACTCCTCCTCCTATATATGGGGGGCTTCAATAGATATTAATGGAGGAATGACATTTTGA
- the pyrF gene encoding orotidine-5'-phosphate decarboxylase → MKNFADVLIEEIIHKNSVLVAGLDPDLQYFPDYLLDSGEVSDQKAGEAIYHYNRIVIDAVAEHVVAVKPQLAYYEVYGSEGIRALEKTIAYAKSKNLIVINDAKRGDIGSTSSAYAKAFLGNGSLAGDMVTVNPFLGSDGYLPFIEEAGRNGKGLFLLVKTSNPSSHEVQDVRLESGELLYIKMADDINKLAQQTLGENNYSFIGAVVGATYPMDAVKVRKALPSSIFLVPGFGAQGGTANDLKPFFDAKGLGALVSSSRGIIYNGAKEEKKTDAILYEFIAKAARESKDKINEVRLSH, encoded by the coding sequence ATGAAAAATTTTGCTGATGTGCTCATTGAAGAAATCATACATAAAAACTCTGTATTAGTAGCAGGGTTAGATCCCGATTTGCAATACTTCCCGGATTATTTGTTGGATAGCGGTGAGGTGAGCGACCAAAAGGCTGGTGAGGCCATTTATCATTATAATCGAATTGTAATTGATGCAGTGGCCGAACATGTAGTAGCTGTAAAGCCACAGCTAGCTTATTATGAGGTTTATGGAAGCGAGGGAATTCGTGCATTAGAGAAAACGATTGCCTACGCCAAATCGAAAAATTTAATCGTCATCAATGATGCAAAACGTGGAGACATAGGCTCCACTTCAAGTGCATATGCAAAGGCATTCCTCGGGAATGGCTCCCTTGCAGGGGACATGGTTACCGTTAACCCCTTTCTGGGCAGCGATGGTTACCTTCCTTTCATAGAGGAAGCTGGAAGAAACGGAAAAGGATTATTTTTACTAGTGAAAACCTCTAATCCCTCTTCGCATGAAGTACAAGATGTAAGGCTGGAAAGTGGAGAATTGCTCTATATTAAAATGGCTGATGATATAAACAAATTAGCGCAGCAAACACTGGGAGAAAATAATTACTCCTTTATTGGTGCGGTTGTTGGGGCAACTTACCCAATGGATGCTGTGAAGGTGCGGAAAGCATTGCCGAGTTCTATTTTTCTAGTTCCAGGTTTTGGTGCACAAGGCGGAACAGCTAATGATTTAAAGCCCTTTTTTGATGCAAAAGGTTTAGGTGCCTTGGTTTCCTCATCTAGAGGCATCATCTATAACGGTGCTAAGGAAGAGAAGAAAACAGACGCGATCCTCTATGAATTTATTGCGAAGGCTGCTAGAGAGTCTAAAGATAAAATCAACGAGGTACGGCTTAGCCATTAA
- a CDS encoding response regulator, with protein MKVIIIDDELAMHLIMNRMLGKIDEVEIMGSFQETSAAFSFLQNQDIDMIFMDISMPKESGLEFAQRLREQGSRAKLVFVTSHKEYALPAFSVYAYDYMVKPVVQERLRQTIHKALSEGTSVVLPEEQNTVTVKVLFNCLGRMEIRSANEEIIKWKTSKSTELFGYLALHKGRLVSRARLIEDIFGDMPRKNAESYLNTTAYQLRKLLEANGLKGSLHSDGVHYGLNLNEARFDMFSFEEGCKQMVLIHEGNMEEALELEQLYVGDLFGDRAYPWAWSEIERFSQMYIAFSQRLCSALLHRGDTASAIRLLTKQTVMNELEEETIKLLMRAHAMQKNKEGLVHQYIKFVDMLKREMGVSPSLEITMLYERLLRELNTYRKQHNGKDI; from the coding sequence ATGAAGGTCATCATTATTGATGACGAACTAGCCATGCATCTGATTATGAACAGAATGCTGGGCAAAATTGATGAAGTAGAAATTATGGGCAGCTTTCAGGAGACATCTGCGGCGTTTTCTTTTTTGCAGAATCAAGACATCGATATGATTTTTATGGACATTAGTATGCCAAAGGAGAGCGGGCTGGAGTTTGCTCAGCGGTTAAGGGAGCAAGGCTCGCGGGCGAAGCTGGTTTTTGTAACCTCGCATAAGGAATATGCACTACCTGCGTTCAGCGTCTACGCTTACGACTATATGGTGAAGCCTGTGGTACAGGAGAGGCTTAGACAGACCATCCACAAAGCATTGTCCGAAGGTACTTCAGTTGTGCTGCCCGAGGAACAGAACACCGTCACGGTCAAAGTACTGTTTAATTGTCTCGGTAGAATGGAAATTCGCAGCGCCAACGAGGAAATTATAAAATGGAAGACGAGCAAAAGCACGGAGCTGTTCGGCTATTTAGCGCTGCATAAAGGCCGGCTCGTTTCGAGGGCACGGCTAATTGAGGATATTTTTGGCGATATGCCCCGAAAAAATGCCGAAAGCTACTTGAACACAACCGCCTACCAGCTGCGCAAGCTGCTTGAAGCGAATGGACTTAAGGGGAGCTTGCACTCCGATGGTGTTCACTATGGTCTGAATTTGAATGAGGCGCGCTTCGATATGTTCAGCTTTGAAGAAGGCTGTAAGCAAATGGTGCTGATTCATGAAGGAAATATGGAGGAGGCGCTTGAGCTGGAGCAGCTTTATGTCGGGGATTTGTTCGGGGATCGAGCCTATCCTTGGGCATGGAGTGAGATTGAACGTTTTTCACAAATGTATATCGCCTTCTCCCAGCGGCTGTGCAGTGCCTTGCTCCATCGGGGAGATACGGCGTCAGCCATTCGGTTGTTAACCAAACAGACCGTTATGAATGAGCTGGAAGAGGAGACGATAAAGCTGCTGATGCGCGCCCACGCTATGCAGAAAAACAAAGAAGGATTAGTCCATCAATATATTAAATTTGTGGATATGCTGAAACGTGAAATGGGTGTCAGCCCGTCACTTGAGATAACTATGCTTTATGAGCGGCTGCTGAGGGAGCTGAACACCTACAGGAAGCAGCATAATGGAAAGGATATATAG
- a CDS encoding histidine kinase N-terminal 7TM domain-containing protein, with translation MHNNLYLSAMLLAATCCSLIICYLCFKRRELPIAISYGLGMVTGTLYTFGYAFEIVSDSLEDIRFWLHIEYIGIPFGTILWFIMVLQYTGRQALVTKKLVILLLFIPFINFLAHHTNEWHHLFYTSMTLDLSEGFPLVVLEKGPFYKLHVVYAYSFFIVGMILLIQMFLKAASRMKKQIALMFIGSWGPYGFTLVYLSGILNIPYDISPFGFLVSGLFYMWGIYQFNMLRLAPLALQKVFASMQDAVMVFDLDNSLTSFNESAKKVITGLHNSWIGQPATYIFAQYPILLEKIAQGPAVDPKVQLAREGDERFYNLHLSFIHDNRRRPAGKMLLLSDVTESVRNEERLQENAKQLQELNTFKDKMFSVVAHDIRDPLAVSLNLVELMEDELQEYGGKHDEIVQEMGQQIQKTFALVESLLEWFRSQRGGMVFNPVVRDLHQTVQLNARLLQVRSESKSIHIISEIPQETFIFADKEMLDLIIRNLLSNAIKFTDYGGSIRLRAEPAEGKIVVSVSDTGAGVPMEQVDSLLQQDAYPVPSIGTAGERGVGLGLTLCREFVHLNGGEIWFDTAPQQGSTFYFSLPLPPLAPAYPHKQSERRGTG, from the coding sequence ATGCACAACAACTTGTACTTATCCGCCATGCTCTTGGCAGCCACCTGCTGTTCGCTCATTATCTGCTATCTTTGCTTCAAAAGAAGAGAGCTTCCCATTGCCATTAGCTATGGACTAGGGATGGTGACGGGTACCTTGTACACCTTCGGCTATGCTTTTGAAATTGTCAGCGATTCTTTGGAGGATATCCGGTTTTGGCTGCATATTGAATACATCGGTATTCCTTTCGGTACCATCTTGTGGTTTATTATGGTTCTGCAATATACCGGTCGCCAAGCGCTGGTTACCAAAAAACTCGTCATCCTTCTTCTATTCATACCCTTCATTAATTTTCTAGCCCACCATACCAATGAATGGCATCACCTCTTTTATACAAGCATGACCCTAGATCTTTCGGAAGGCTTCCCGCTAGTTGTTTTGGAAAAAGGGCCGTTTTATAAGCTTCATGTCGTATACGCCTATTCGTTTTTTATTGTTGGCATGATTCTCTTAATTCAAATGTTTCTTAAAGCCGCTTCGCGCATGAAAAAACAAATCGCGCTCATGTTTATTGGATCGTGGGGGCCTTACGGCTTCACTCTCGTTTATTTAAGCGGTATTCTTAACATCCCGTATGATATTTCTCCATTTGGATTTCTGGTCTCCGGCCTATTCTATATGTGGGGCATTTACCAGTTTAATATGTTGAGGCTTGCTCCGCTTGCGCTGCAAAAGGTTTTCGCCTCCATGCAGGATGCCGTCATGGTCTTCGATCTGGATAACTCGCTAACCAGCTTTAATGAATCGGCAAAAAAAGTCATAACCGGCCTCCACAATAGCTGGATTGGACAGCCGGCCACCTACATATTCGCACAGTACCCCATTCTACTGGAAAAAATAGCTCAAGGCCCCGCTGTTGATCCTAAAGTCCAGCTTGCCAGGGAGGGCGATGAACGGTTTTATAACCTCCATCTCTCCTTCATACACGATAACCGGCGCAGACCTGCCGGCAAAATGCTGTTATTAAGTGATGTGACCGAAAGCGTCCGCAACGAGGAGCGTCTGCAAGAAAATGCAAAACAGCTTCAGGAACTTAATACGTTCAAGGATAAAATGTTCAGCGTAGTTGCCCATGATATTCGTGATCCGCTCGCCGTATCGCTGAATCTAGTGGAGCTGATGGAGGATGAGCTGCAGGAATACGGGGGCAAGCATGATGAAATCGTTCAGGAGATGGGACAGCAAATTCAGAAGACGTTTGCTCTCGTAGAGAGTCTGCTCGAATGGTTTCGCAGCCAGCGGGGCGGCATGGTGTTTAATCCGGTGGTGCGGGATCTTCACCAGACGGTACAGCTGAATGCGCGTCTCTTGCAGGTTCGCAGTGAAAGCAAAAGCATTCACATTATATCGGAAATTCCGCAGGAGACGTTCATTTTCGCCGATAAGGAAATGCTTGATCTCATTATAAGAAATCTGCTGTCCAATGCGATTAAGTTTACGGATTACGGAGGCAGCATTCGTTTAAGAGCGGAGCCGGCAGAGGGCAAAATAGTCGTCTCGGTTAGCGATACAGGTGCGGGAGTGCCAATGGAGCAGGTGGATTCGCTATTGCAGCAGGATGCCTATCCTGTGCCTTCGATAGGAACCGCGGGTGAGCGTGGCGTTGGATTAGGCCTTACTTTATGCCGGGAGTTCGTTCACTTGAACGGGGGCGAGATTTGGTTCGACACTGCGCCTCAGCAGGGGAGTACTTTTTATTTTTCATTGCCTCTACCTCCACTAGCACCAGCTTATCCCCATAAACAGTCGGAAAGGAGAGGGACAGGATGA
- a CDS encoding S-layer homology domain-containing protein — protein MRIRTWSLTLIIGLCLSLFPSSLWAAVSVNPVAGSIHPGSPINITGTSDLSEVIIKVYRPDRSILYFNVAKVNNGTYNDTITLGTNEVVGTYEINVGQADQISSTNVVVTESQTTASPVANPASGAVAAGTGVTLSSSTADAAIYYTTNGSQPTTSSTLYSGPIVVSSALTIKAIAIAAGKINSEVMSASYTIAESPNTGGGGAVGGGGSTAVPGTDKVISTNGNLTLPVGRTGEVSLNSEVIVSIPANASAKELKITIEKLQNVQGLLTNQEVLASSVFEILKNFTENFSNPVTLTFTFNKASLKSGQKASVFYFDEGKKTWVEVGGTVSGNQITAKVDHFTKYAVMAVAQPIVDPVNPAQEFNDIAGHWAEANIKKAIGAGIVSGYPDGSFKPNATVTRAEFAVMLMNTLKPEAEGAPLTFTDTATIGAWAQKAVAQAVQAGITKGYADGGFHPNAQITRAEMVAMLANAAGIPADVNAATSFADDQDIPAWAKSGVAYAKQAGIVQGKGDNQFAPQANTTRAEAVTVLLNILALQSK, from the coding sequence GTGAGAATACGTACATGGAGCTTAACTTTAATCATAGGTCTATGCCTATCGCTGTTTCCCAGCTCCTTATGGGCTGCTGTCTCGGTAAATCCGGTAGCAGGCAGCATCCATCCGGGCAGCCCAATTAACATTACAGGAACCTCAGACCTGTCCGAGGTTATTATTAAAGTGTACCGTCCGGACCGCAGCATTCTGTACTTCAATGTTGCTAAGGTGAACAACGGCACGTACAACGATACTATTACGCTCGGTACAAATGAGGTAGTTGGAACGTATGAAATTAACGTTGGACAAGCCGACCAGATTTCATCGACTAATGTGGTGGTAACAGAAAGCCAAACGACGGCTAGCCCTGTGGCAAACCCAGCAAGTGGAGCGGTTGCAGCGGGAACAGGCGTGACGCTGAGCAGCTCAACAGCAGACGCGGCTATTTATTACACGACGAATGGCAGTCAACCAACGACAAGCAGTACGTTGTACAGCGGGCCCATTGTCGTTAGTAGCGCACTGACGATTAAAGCGATTGCGATTGCTGCGGGCAAAATAAATAGCGAAGTAATGAGTGCAAGCTACACGATTGCCGAATCCCCGAACACGGGCGGCGGTGGCGCTGTTGGTGGCGGCGGCTCGACGGCTGTACCTGGCACGGACAAGGTCATTTCTACAAACGGCAATTTGACGCTTCCAGTAGGCAGAACGGGCGAGGTTAGCTTGAATAGCGAAGTAATCGTCTCGATTCCAGCAAATGCGTCAGCGAAGGAACTGAAAATTACGATTGAAAAGCTGCAAAATGTACAAGGCCTGCTGACAAACCAAGAGGTATTGGCTAGCTCGGTCTTTGAAATTCTGAAAAACTTCACGGAGAACTTCAGCAATCCGGTTACATTGACGTTTACTTTCAACAAAGCCAGTCTGAAGAGCGGTCAGAAGGCTTCCGTATTCTATTTTGACGAAGGGAAGAAAACATGGGTAGAGGTTGGCGGAACAGTTAGCGGCAACCAGATTACAGCAAAGGTGGATCATTTCACGAAGTATGCGGTTATGGCTGTAGCTCAGCCTATCGTCGATCCTGTGAATCCAGCTCAGGAATTCAATGATATTGCTGGCCACTGGGCGGAAGCAAACATTAAGAAAGCGATAGGCGCAGGCATCGTCAGCGGCTATCCGGACGGCAGCTTTAAGCCGAATGCAACGGTAACGCGTGCAGAATTTGCAGTCATGCTGATGAACACGCTGAAGCCGGAAGCGGAAGGCGCGCCGCTGACCTTCACGGACACAGCGACCATTGGCGCATGGGCGCAAAAAGCAGTCGCGCAAGCGGTGCAGGCTGGCATTACGAAAGGCTATGCCGATGGCGGATTCCATCCGAATGCTCAAATTACGCGTGCGGAAATGGTAGCGATGCTGGCAAATGCAGCAGGCATTCCTGCTGATGTTAATGCGGCAACTAGCTTTGCAGATGATCAAGACATTCCAGCATGGGCAAAAAGCGGTGTGGCTTATGCGAAGCAAGCCGGCATTGTACAGGGGAAAGGCGATAACCAATTCGCGCCTCAAGCCAATACAACAAGAGCGGAAGCAGTAACGGTTTTGCTGAATATTTTGGCGTTGCAAAGCAAATAA